In a genomic window of Diadema setosum chromosome 3, eeDiaSeto1, whole genome shotgun sequence:
- the LOC140226255 gene encoding pleckstrin homology domain-containing family F member 2-like, with the protein MVDRLVNSEANRKRIEQVELCFGSSGQPLAVPGRVLVGEGVLTKNCRKRCKPRQFFLFNDALVYGNIVLSKKKYNKQHILPLEDVRLKSVEDEGNLKNGWQIISATKSFTVYAATATEKSEWMAHINKCISDLLAKSGKKPATDLSPVWVPDHDAPHCMLCNKRFTTLFRRHHCRKCGKVVCQACSAKKFMLPLQSNTPLRVCDYCYQQLSSEKNGTRERMEEGRNAAPAYQDSDDDDDDDEDYDGVTREQQSEDVHPTFYEENYR; encoded by the exons GACTGG tAAACAGCGAAGCCAATCGGAAGAGGATTGAGCAAGTTGAGCTTTGCTTCGGCAGCTCTGGACAG CCGTTAGCCGTACCAGGCAGAGTGCTGGTGGGTGAGGGCGTCCTAACCAAAAACTGTCGGAAGCGCTGCAAACCCCGACAATTTTTCCTCTTCAACGATGCCTTGGTTTATGGTAACATCGTTCTTAGTAAAAAGAAG TATAACAAGCAACACATATTGCCTCTGGAAGACGTGAGGTTAAAGTCTGTGGAGGATGAGGGAA ACCTCAAGAATGGCTGGCAGATCATCAGCGCTACCAAGTCCTTCACTGTCTACGCTGCCACGGCAACAGAGAAGTCAGAATGGATGGCTCATATCAACAAGTGTATATCGGATCTCTTGGCCAAGA GTGGTAAGAAACCAGCCACAGATCTAAGTCCTGTATGGGTCCCAGATCATGACGCCCCTCACTGTATGCTCTGCAACAAAAGGTTCACTACTTTGTTTAGGCGG CACCACTGTAGGAAATGTGGCAAGGTGGTTTGCCAGGCGTGCTCTGCCAAGAAGTTCATGCTGCCCCTTCAGTCGAACACGCCGCTGAGGGTATGTGACTACTGCTACCAGCAGCTCTCCTCGGAGAAGAATGGAACCAGGGAACGCATGGAAGAAG GTCGCAACGCAGCTCCAGCCTACCAGGATTcagacgatgatgatgacgatgatgaggaCTACGATGGAGTAACAAGAGAACAACAATCAGAAGACGTG CATCCAACCTTCTACGAGGAGAACTACCGATGA